One Bythopirellula goksoeyrii genomic window, TCATGTCGAGGCTCCTTTGATGGTCGAGAGCTAAGAGTCGAGAGTCAAAAGCCAGGCTAGACTGCTGGCTCTCGACTCTCGACGCTAGACTCCCAGCTATCCCCCTTATTTCGGCGGTTCGATTCGTCCCGCCTGCCGAAGTGTCGAAGTACCTGTCGTCGTATCGAGATCGTCTTGGATTTGCTGAATAAGTTGGTTAATACCGGGCAACGGCTGAGTGTGGATTTGTGGGTTGCTCATCGTGCCATCGACGTACATCTTCATCATGGATTGCCCGGCGCGGTCCAGAAAATTCTTCACGAAGGGGAGACGCAGATCGTTACGTCCCACGACGCCATGGAAGACCAGATTGAGTTGCTGATCGAAGTTTGTCGTACCCTGTCCGTACAGGCTTACGGCATCTCCCAGGAAGTCAAATTGGTCGAGATAAATATGCGGTCCGTCGATACGGAACTTCAGCTGACTTTGATTGAACGCAGTTGTATCCGGTGTGCCATGGCGGAGTACCTTCAACATTCCTACCAACAAGGGAAGTTCGTAGATGTTTGCTTCTGTGATTTGGACATCGCCATCTCCCACCAATGAGAGACGCGATCTACCCGAACCGCGAAGATTAAAGCTGGCGGCCACTTTTCCGTTGAATGCCTGCTGCCCGCGGAAACGTTCGACCATCATTCGCATCAGGATAGCATCGGTGAGTGTGGCCTCGACTCCATATTTGGGCAAGTCTTCGAAAGTGACCCATCCGTCCGCCGCGAGCCGGCCGTCGTAGACTCGGGCCGTCAAATGTCGGACTGGTAACCCTTGCTTTTCGCAAGCCCACCGTCCTACTAGGCAGTTCACATCATCAATCCACAAGGGCCCCTGGACATCGACAAACTGCACGTTTTGATAGACAACAGAATCGAGATCAAGTTCTCCGGATTCTTCGCAATTTTTGCCATCACAAAAACCACGCAACCTCACTGAGCCGTGGATGTTTTGCAGATCGATTCCCGCCTGCATGCTCGCTTCGGTACAATCGAGTTGCATGTCCCATTGCGAGGCAACGACGGCATTTGGATCGGCACTCTTAGAGAAGCTGACGACGGCGTTGCTAATACCGAAGTTATTGCCTTCGATCCGAATTTGTTCCGCAAGTTTCTGCAGTCGAGGTGGCAAGGCTACGATGAGATCGCGTCGGGGCATGAGGCGATCGGCCGTCATGCCCTCCAGTTGCATGTGCCAACTTCCATCTTCACGAAACTCACCACTACCGTTGGTACGCAAGGTAGTTCGTCCGTGCTGAGCCCGGATTTCGTTCAATAGCACTTTGCCATCTTGGTAGGTAATAGTACCAGCCACTCCATCCATTAGATAAGGAAAGAACTCGGGTTGAATGCTGGCCGAATCAGGTCGAGGCTGGACGGCAACGCGGATCGAAGGCTTGGCCAGGCCGGTCTCATGGAAGATTTCAGCAACAAGATCCACGCGCCCACGGGGGCGCATTTCCTTCCAAGCTTTTTGTACCTGGGGAGGCAGAGCGCGCAGAAGATCATCGTCGAAGGGAATTTCTTTGCCGATGAATTGCAACGAAAGCTCGTTGCCTGCATCGCTTGGGTTGAGCGTCCCCTGACATTGGACATTACGTGAACCCCCTGAAACGAGATTGCTAAAAGTCCAGCGGTTGTCTTCGGCCTGAATGACTCCGCGGATTCCACTCAAGGGATAGGGAAATTTGTCATAATTGACCCGACAGCTCACAAGCTCCAGGTTAAGAGAGGAATAGGGTTTGAGTTGGCCCGGCAAGGTTCGATCAATCCGCCAGCGGACATTGAATCTCCCCTCGGGGTGCATCGATTGAATTACGTCTTTGGTCTTGCCCGGCAAGGCATTGACCATGCGGTCTTCGATTTCGACATTCTCACCGACGATTTCAAGCCACCCCAACGCCCCAGGCTGCGGATCGAACACTTGACCCGTGAACTTCAGGGGCTGTCCTCCCCCGTATCCCACCAAATCGATGTTCAGAATGGCAGGTTGAGTCACTCCGGATGGCACATAGTTCAAGGTGCCTGAGCCATCGCTAACTCGGTAGGCAAATTTGTCCGATTCAAACGACAGATTGCGGCCGGTAAGAGTTACCGTTGGCCGCCAGTTCACTCCATCGAATGTGAGCTGCAAGTCTGCGTCTACGGTGCCAGTAGGTTTGTATTTGTGCCATTCGGCCTGTAGCTGAGCTGGAAGTGACTTTAGAAGCGCTTTATCGAGAGAAACGTTCTCCGCCCGTAGAGCCATGCTCAACGGTGCCGTGATCTGCCAGCCCTTTCGCTCCAACTGCAGGGCGACCCCAGCAGACCCGCAGTTACAACGCAGGCCATCGACGAAAGTCGTTTCTCCGTGAACGCGGATTTCACAGGAGAGATCGGTAAGAGGTCTGGAGAGTTGATGATGCTCCAGTCTGCCGTCACTTAGTGCGAGCTTGGCCGAGACTTTTGGTAGAGCTTTTCCAGTTAGTTCGTGCTCAACGGAAAAGTTGCCTGTGACAGAGCCTTGAAGCTGAACTTCTTCCGCCTTTGGCCCTAGGATGACTCCACTCCACGAGAGAAGTTCTTTCGTTAGCTTTAAATCAACGAGACTTCCGGACAACTCCAGCTTTTGTTGTCTAAAGTCGCATTTCGCTTCAAACTCGGCTTGGCGAACAAGTGGACCTCCCAAGGTTCCCTTAATCTCAAATCTACCCAAGCAAGCCATTGGTTCGGGTGATGGATTGGCAACCGAGGGTAGAGTACTCGTTGGTGCAACGGTTTCAGCTTGAATGTTAAGGTCCACGTCTCGAAGCGAGAGCGGCGCAGCCGTTGGGTGCATCTGGTCGACTAGCGTAAGACGAGCATCTTCAATGACAATCTGGGGAGGTTTATTGCCACAGCTTGGCGGAGGCCAGAGCGATTCCAAGTTCCAACTGCCATCCAATTCTCGCGATGCCCACAGCTCGGGATGGCGAACCAGAATTCGTCTAATCTGCGGAGCTCCTCGGACTAATTGACTCAGCTCGACGTCACATTCCAGCAGCATTTCGTCGACTACGAGAAGATTGCTCTGCAGCTGATTACTAGAAGTTTCGGAGATCACGAGATTGTGAATCGCAATTCCTTGATTCTCGACGAGGCGGGCAGCACCTACGCTGACATTCAAATGGGGGAATTGACTCGACAAGAGTTCTTGCACATGAAAACGAATCTCACTGTCCATCCGTGTGTAGAGATACGCCCCTCCAGCCACTACGGCGACCACGAAAAAGATCACGCCGAGCTTAAAGAAATACCAGCAGGTGTTAATCAACCAACTAAGGATGATTCCATTCCTTCAATGAAGTTTTTGTACATGGAAGATGCGCAGCACCACACTATGGCGCCCAGGGATTGTGCCCGGCTAACTTCGCAGCTTTCCACGTTTGCGCATTTTGGGAGCGGAATACTAGATAGAGGGCCAAGAACCGGTCAATACTGCTGCCTAGCCATTGGCTGCCAGAAAGAGCGCTGCGACAGCAATGCTACCACTCAAGGAGAAGCAGATCGTTGGCAGACTGTGCTCTCACATTTCCCGGCAAGCTGAGCACTGCCGCGCTAGAATCGCCTTGAACAAGACTTGCTAGCTTACACCACCACTGGAAGTTCATCTCCTGTTCGGCCAAGCCAGCTTCACGCCAGGCTATACGCAATGCCTCACGAACCAGCAGTGGAGGGTGGTTTACCAAAGCAGAGGATTTTAATTTCATACTGTTTGAGCCAGCTTGAGCGTTGGTTTTCAGCCCATCGAGACTAGTAGTTAGGAGCTTTCTCGCTTCGGCTTCAATGTAAGATTGAACTTCGCTCGCTTGTTCCGACAATCGCAGCAAGGCTTGGTCGATGTTCAGGCCGTAGTCACAGCGAAGTTTCGGCAACAGTTCGTTCCGCAGTCGATTGCGAGTAAAACGGCAGTCTTCGTTGCTCAGGTCAGTGCAATAAGATTGCTCTCGATCAGATAAATAAGCCAAGATTTCTTCGCGAGTACAGGTGAGCAGTGGTCGGATCAACGTCAGTGTTGGAGTGAGGACGCGCGATCGATTGATGCCACCGATTCCTCGGAGTCCCGTTCCTCTTAGCAAGCGAAACAGGATCGTTTCGACCTGATCGTTCTGAGTGTGGGCAAGTGCGAGGAAACGAGCTCCATGTCGCTCGGCGGCCTGAGTGAGCAGAGCATATCGTTCTTGTCGGGCCGCTGCCTCGATCCCGTCACCTTCTGTCTCGGCTCGTCCTGCAACATCCCCTTGAAGTGCTTCGAAAGGAATGCCCAGCTTATTGCAAAGCTCTTCGACCCAAGCCTGTTCGAGATCGGAGTCAGCCCCCCGCAAGTGATGGTTGACATGGAATACGGCCAGATTTCCATCGCCGCCTAACTCCTTCTTGATCTGAACTAAGGAAAGCAACAAAGCCACGCTGTCGGCACCCCCTGATACGGCAATGCCGACATTCACATCCAGCCAGTTGGCTGGGGGCCAGAGTGTCGTTAACTTCTGGGCAAGTTCTGGGGGATTCACGTAGGGTCTCTATCAAAGGCCTTGAAACTGTGAAACTAATAGTGTACCTCCGCAGCTTGGAATAAATCCACCTTTTCCCAATCCTTAAACTCATTCCTAGCTTGCGTAATTCTGCTGGATTGAACCCTTTGGATCTCGACCTAAGCTGCTTCCAGGCTTGCACTTGCTTACCTTTCTGATATTATACGGGGCAGTCTTCCAGCTGCTGGAGAAGTTGTCCTTCGAAGGCTGTAGTTTGGAAGATATTAGAGTGTATGAATGATACGCGTGTTGGAACCGGGTATGTCTGCAATGGCAGTCGGCACCAGAGCGTTGTGTGTTTGTGAAGTTCTTGAAGGGTGCGTCAAGAGTCCTGAACTCTTGAACACTCGATTGACTTGTGGTAATCCAATTCTTGGTTGACATGCTCGATCTTTACCTGATCTCTTTGTTCTCCCTTGTGCTTGGTGCAGTTGGTATCGCCCTTTGCTGGCGGTTCCCTCGTGCTCTGCGTCAGGTAGTTCGTGTGATGTCTTTTGAAGACTGCTCAATTGCTGCAGGTTCCTGGCTGGATAGCAGAGTGCTCGTTCATTCGCTATTGTCGTGGTGCCATGCAAACCGTCCTCCTCCTGGAGTGGTGCCGGTTGTTTGCTCCTTGCCAGTGAACGCCAGCTGCAAGCGGATGGTCAAACCGGAAGAAATCTGGGCACGATACCCCGAAGGTATCAACCTCGAGTAAATGTGGATGCTGTCATTGGTGAGCGGCCTAGCTGCTCACCAACGACTCTTCAAGAATCTTTCTTACACGCAGAGATTACGTCAGCTCAAGTCTGACGTTGTTTCAGCTCTCTTGCTCCCCAGCTAGGCAGCTCCTGTTTGACAGGAGAACTCCGTTCCGTCGCAGTTTGGCCTCGAAGGCGGTTATCAAGAAAGTATTCGATGACATCCAATTTGATAAACAGTATACCAACAGTTGACTTTGTCTTGGCGGCACTCACGGACGGCATGCAATTACTCGCCATTCTAGTGGCCGCATTGATGGGCATGGGACTTGTGAAGGTCTTTGACTATCTGCGCAAGCGGGATGCTGACAAAGAGGCGGCCCAAATCATAGAGAGGGCAGAGCTGGAGGCGAAATCTCTCCGCAAAGAAGCAGCTATCGAGGCCAAGGAGCTTGCACTTCAAGAGAAAGATCGCTTGGAGCGGGAGAACAACGAGATTCGAAATACGCTTCACGAACGTGAACGACATCTCGACAAGCAAGAAGATGCGATAACTCAGCGTAGCGATCAGCTTCTTAAGCAGGAAAAGATGGTCGAGAACAATCAGCGCCGCCTCGTCGAAAAACTCGATGACGCCACTCGACGACAGAAGGAATTGGACGACCTGCTGAATCTCGAGCGGCAAACGATGCACCAACTCAGCGGCCTCAGCCCGCAGGAAGCCGAGGATCGCCTTCTCAAGCGACTTGAGCAAGAGTTGTCTCGTGAGCAAGGGGCTCTGATTCTCAAGCATGAAAAGCAACTTGCAGAAACCTGCGACAAGAAGGCGAAGGAACTTCTGATTACATCGGTGCAGCGATTTGCTGCCGCTCACACAGCCGAAGCTACCACCAGCACAGTGGACATCCCCAATGACGAAATGAAGGGCCGCATTATCGGTCGCGAAGGCCGCAACATCCGTGCGCTCGAGAAAGCGACCGGCGTTGACGTGATTATCGACGATACACCTGGTGTTGTGATTGTTAGTGCCTTCGATCCCGTACGTAGAGAAATCGCCCGCATCTCACTCAATAAGTTGATCGCAGACGGCCGTATCCATCCGACCCGGATCGAGGAGCTGGTAGCCGAAACGGAAAAAGAGATTGAAGGTGAAATCCGCAAGCATGGGGAAGAAGCGATGCAAGAGGCCCAAGTCTTTGGACTCCACAATCGTGTCATTGACCTGCTAGGCCGCCTCAAATACCGCACGAGTTACAGCCAAAACGTCCTCAGGCACTCGATTGAAGTTGCATTTATCACTGGAATGCTGGCCGAGGAAATGGGGATGGATGGCGAGCTGGCTCGCCGTGCTGGCCTGCTCCACGATATTGGAAAAGCCGCCGACCACGATCTGGAAGGGGGGCACCCAAAAATTGGTGCCGATCTACTGAAACGTTACGGTGAAGTCCCCGAGGTAGTGCATGCCGCTTTAGGTCATCACGACGATATTCGTCCCGACATGCCCTACACAGTGTTGTGTGCTGCCGCCGACGCATGCAGTGCCTCGCGACCGGGTGCTCGAAGAGAGACCCTGGATAGGTACATCAAACGGATGCAAGAGTTGGAGTCCATCGCGACAGGATTTTCTGGCGTACGCCAAGCCTTTGCGATCCAAGCCGGGCGTGAAGTCCGCGTGATTGCGAGTTCATCCGATACGACCGATGAATCTTCCGCCAAGATTTGCCGCGACATTGCCAAGGCGTTTGAAGAGCAACTCACCTATCCCGGCGAAATCAAAGTGACTCTTATCCGCGAGACCCGGGTCACCGAGATTGCCCATTGATCAGAAGGAACAATTCCTCCTTTCCAATCTCCCTGTTTCCTCATTCAGGTTAAACTTCCGTGCGACTGCTTTTCATTGGTGATATCGTAGGCAGCCCTGGTCGCGAGATGGTCACTCGCGGCGTAGCTGGACTCGTCCAGCGACACCAGTTGGACTTAGTCATCGCTAATGCGGAAAATGCGGCCGGGGGATCGGGAATCACGCCTCAGATCTACCGAAAACTGGTGAAGGCTGGTGTCGATGCGATTACCTTGGGTGACCATGTCTATCGTCGAAAAGAGATCTACTCGGTACTTGATAGTGAAGACAACATCGTGCGGCCTGCCAATTTGCCTGACGAAGCCCGCGGACGACGCTGGACGGTTGTCGAGGCCAGAGATGGAACGCAAGTGGGAATTTGCTGCTTTCTAGGCCAGCTCTTTATGAAACCCATCGACAACCCGTGGGGTGTAGCTGACCGAGTGCTCGCTGAATTGCCTTCAGAAGTCAAAGTACGGTTTGTCGATTTTCATGCCGAGGCTACGAGCGAGGCTCAGTTAATGGGACGCTACCTCGATGGCCGTGTTTCGGCTGTGCTGGGAACCCATACTCATGTTCCCACAGCGGACGAATGCCTCCTGCCTGGCGGTACGGCCTTCCAATGCGATGTCGGTATGACGGGGCCTCACGACGGCATTCTGGGACGTAGGGCCGACCGTGTGATGGAAACTATGCTCACGGCAAATCCCACTCAGTTCGACGTGGCAACCGGCGATATGCGACTTAATGGAACTATCGTCGACGTGGATCCAGAAACGGGTATGGCTACGGCAGTTGAGCGCCTCTGCGTCCTCGAATCGGAACTTTCTGATCTTGAGTCGCTAGCATCGGCCACATCGGGCTAGCATTGCAGGGAGTCTCGCATTTTCTGCCTTGAACAAACTGGGCAGCTCAGCTATCGTTCCTCCGCGCTGTATGGTGCATTGAGATGGTTTACGCTGCCATGAAGTCAGAATCGCTCACAGCTGTTGCTCGCGTGATTCTGGCGGCCATCGGCCTGAGTGGACTAGTTTTATGCGCGGCAGCCTGCAACTTGGAGCCTGACCCAAGAGGGTTTGGCACTCACGAACAATTAGGACTTACCCCTTGCAGCTTTTATCAATGGACCGGCCGTACCTGTCCCAGCTGTGGGGCGACGACTGCCTGGGCCCATGTACTGCGCGGCGATATGGCCGAGGGATTGTCGGCCAACCTGGCGGCAACATTGCTTTGCTTGGCGACGTTAATCGCTGTGCCATGGCTGCTGCTGTCGGCTTGCTTCGGACGTTGGTTGTGGTGGAAACCGAGGGAATGGGACGTGCTGCTCGCAGGCAGCGCACTTTTGGTCGTTGCGATACTGGACTGGCTGCGACGGATATTAAGTTAGCTTGAAGACAAACTAAGCTGGAGGCACACTTGCCTTCGCGCTTCGCGTTGCGACCTGACTAGGAAACTTATAGCCAGCCTCATTGATGAGGCGGCACTTATCAAAACAAGGAAAGCAAGATGGATCGCTCTTTCCCTCAACAAAGTTCTTCTCACCAAATTGTAGCTCGGTATGCACGCTGCTGGGGAGTTACTCTCTTAGCTTTGGCGATGGTGTCAACCACAGGTTGCATTCATTCGATCCTTGCCACAGGGATTTATCTCTGGCAGGGAGGCAATGTTGTCCCAGCTCAGTGCAGTGAACTTGAGGAGCAGCGCGTGATCGTGATTTGCCGCCCTCCCGCTTCGAATGAGTACCGCCACGCGGGAGCCTCAAGAAACGTCGGAAAGCGGATTAGCAGTCTATTAGCAGAAAATGTGGTCGACATCGATGTCGTCAGCCCAAGAGAAGTTGACAACTGGGTTGATAAGCAGGATTGGGAGAACTACAAAGACCTTGGTCGCGCAGTAAAAGCTGATAAGATTGTCTATGTCGAGCTCGATAATTTCGATCTCTACAAGGGCACGACGCTCTATCAAGGCAACGCCGAAGTGCATGTCACCGTTTATGACATGAACCAGAAGGGCAAAGAAGTCTTTAGTCGCGACCTGGGCCAGGTACTGTTCCCTCGTAACAGTGGGATTCCCTCAGCGGACAAACCGGTCCAGGAATTCGAACGTCAGTTCGTTGAGGTAGTCGCTACCCAGACAGCCAGCCTGTTCTACAAACATGATCCCAATGTCGATTTCGCCATGGATGCGATTGCGAACCGCTAAATGGGCTTCGTTCGATAGCGGGCGTGCCAGATTTTTGGTGTCATTTTGCTTCTCAGTGCGTTAGAATAGAGAATATCACTTCTTCTAACTCCTGACTCCTGAATGAGGGATGGCATGGCATCTCGCAGATATTCGTGCGGCTTCTTCTTTCTAACACTGCTTGGACTGATAGTATCTCAAGCTGTCGCTCAACCAAGTGGCAGAAATGTTCGCGCACCTGATCCGGAGGATATCGTCCTTACGACTAAGGATGATGTTCGCATAGGAGCTACCTACTACCGCAGTACCATGGGCAGGGAAGCCGTGCCCATCATATTGATTCACGACTACAAGGAAAGCCGCACAGTTTTCAACACTCTAGCGCGCGCCCTCCAATCTCCCAGTGATCCACGACTGGATTCGCACGCAGTTCTCACGATCGATCTACGCGGTCACGGATCTAGTACTGCAGCCGTTGACCGAACCGGCGGCACTGTGACTATCGATCCAGCTCGATTCAAACCTGCTGATTACGGAGATATGGTACGCTTGGATATGGAGGCCGTACGGAAGTTCTTGGTCGAGAAAAACGATGCTCAAGAACTGAATCTTAACAAACTCTGCTTGATTGGCACTGGCATGGGGGCAAACGTCGCAACAATCTGGGCTGCGGTCGATTGGTCCGCCCCGCCCCTAGCACAGCGCAAGCAAGGGCAAGATGTCAAAGCATTGGTCTTAGTCTCACCTATCTGGCGTCAGAAAGGACTTCCCTTGGTTGATGCACTCAAACAACCTGATGTAGCTGAAAGAATTTCCATAATGCTCGTGTATGGCAGCGAGGATACTCTAGCTTCGAAAGACGCTCAAACTGTGTACAAGAACTTTGAGCGATACCATCCCGAACCACCCATCGAGCGCGTTCGTGAACTAAAGGACCTCTATGAATATCCTTTGCCCACCACGCTCCAGGGAACAAAACTATTGATTGATCCACGGTTCAAAATGCTTGCGGCGCTTGATACTTTTTTGAAAGCGAGGCTCTCAGACAAGAACTTCAAATGGGTTGCTCGTCGCGTAGATGAGTAAACTCTCATAGTTATTGAGGGTGTCCGGGATTTT contains:
- the rny gene encoding ribonuclease Y — encoded protein: MTSNLINSIPTVDFVLAALTDGMQLLAILVAALMGMGLVKVFDYLRKRDADKEAAQIIERAELEAKSLRKEAAIEAKELALQEKDRLERENNEIRNTLHERERHLDKQEDAITQRSDQLLKQEKMVENNQRRLVEKLDDATRRQKELDDLLNLERQTMHQLSGLSPQEAEDRLLKRLEQELSREQGALILKHEKQLAETCDKKAKELLITSVQRFAAAHTAEATTSTVDIPNDEMKGRIIGREGRNIRALEKATGVDVIIDDTPGVVIVSAFDPVRREIARISLNKLIADGRIHPTRIEELVAETEKEIEGEIRKHGEEAMQEAQVFGLHNRVIDLLGRLKYRTSYSQNVLRHSIEVAFITGMLAEEMGMDGELARRAGLLHDIGKAADHDLEGGHPKIGADLLKRYGEVPEVVHAALGHHDDIRPDMPYTVLCAAADACSASRPGARRETLDRYIKRMQELESIATGFSGVRQAFAIQAGREVRVIASSSDTTDESSAKICRDIAKAFEEQLTYPGEIKVTLIRETRVTEIAH
- a CDS encoding AsmA-like C-terminal region-containing protein, with protein sequence MINTCWYFFKLGVIFFVVAVVAGGAYLYTRMDSEIRFHVQELLSSQFPHLNVSVGAARLVENQGIAIHNLVISETSSNQLQSNLLVVDEMLLECDVELSQLVRGAPQIRRILVRHPELWASRELDGSWNLESLWPPPSCGNKPPQIVIEDARLTLVDQMHPTAAPLSLRDVDLNIQAETVAPTSTLPSVANPSPEPMACLGRFEIKGTLGGPLVRQAEFEAKCDFRQQKLELSGSLVDLKLTKELLSWSGVILGPKAEEVQLQGSVTGNFSVEHELTGKALPKVSAKLALSDGRLEHHQLSRPLTDLSCEIRVHGETTFVDGLRCNCGSAGVALQLERKGWQITAPLSMALRAENVSLDKALLKSLPAQLQAEWHKYKPTGTVDADLQLTFDGVNWRPTVTLTGRNLSFESDKFAYRVSDGSGTLNYVPSGVTQPAILNIDLVGYGGGQPLKFTGQVFDPQPGALGWLEIVGENVEIEDRMVNALPGKTKDVIQSMHPEGRFNVRWRIDRTLPGQLKPYSSLNLELVSCRVNYDKFPYPLSGIRGVIQAEDNRWTFSNLVSGGSRNVQCQGTLNPSDAGNELSLQFIGKEIPFDDDLLRALPPQVQKAWKEMRPRGRVDLVAEIFHETGLAKPSIRVAVQPRPDSASIQPEFFPYLMDGVAGTITYQDGKVLLNEIRAQHGRTTLRTNGSGEFREDGSWHMQLEGMTADRLMPRRDLIVALPPRLQKLAEQIRIEGNNFGISNAVVSFSKSADPNAVVASQWDMQLDCTEASMQAGIDLQNIHGSVRLRGFCDGKNCEESGELDLDSVVYQNVQFVDVQGPLWIDDVNCLVGRWACEKQGLPVRHLTARVYDGRLAADGWVTFEDLPKYGVEATLTDAILMRMMVERFRGQQAFNGKVAASFNLRGSGRSRLSLVGDGDVQITEANIYELPLLVGMLKVLRHGTPDTTAFNQSQLKFRIDGPHIYLDQFDFLGDAVSLYGQGTTNFDQQLNLVFHGVVGRNDLRLPFVKNFLDRAGQSMMKMYVDGTMSNPQIHTQPLPGINQLIQQIQDDLDTTTGTSTLRQAGRIEPPK
- a CDS encoding TIGR00282 family metallophosphoesterase → MRLLFIGDIVGSPGREMVTRGVAGLVQRHQLDLVIANAENAAGGSGITPQIYRKLVKAGVDAITLGDHVYRRKEIYSVLDSEDNIVRPANLPDEARGRRWTVVEARDGTQVGICCFLGQLFMKPIDNPWGVADRVLAELPSEVKVRFVDFHAEATSEAQLMGRYLDGRVSAVLGTHTHVPTADECLLPGGTAFQCDVGMTGPHDGILGRRADRVMETMLTANPTQFDVATGDMRLNGTIVDVDPETGMATAVERLCVLESELSDLESLASATSG
- a CDS encoding alpha/beta hydrolase, which gives rise to MASRRYSCGFFFLTLLGLIVSQAVAQPSGRNVRAPDPEDIVLTTKDDVRIGATYYRSTMGREAVPIILIHDYKESRTVFNTLARALQSPSDPRLDSHAVLTIDLRGHGSSTAAVDRTGGTVTIDPARFKPADYGDMVRLDMEAVRKFLVEKNDAQELNLNKLCLIGTGMGANVATIWAAVDWSAPPLAQRKQGQDVKALVLVSPIWRQKGLPLVDALKQPDVAERISIMLVYGSEDTLASKDAQTVYKNFERYHPEPPIERVRELKDLYEYPLPTTLQGTKLLIDPRFKMLAALDTFLKARLSDKNFKWVARRVDE
- a CDS encoding DUF2752 domain-containing protein yields the protein MVYAAMKSESLTAVARVILAAIGLSGLVLCAAACNLEPDPRGFGTHEQLGLTPCSFYQWTGRTCPSCGATTAWAHVLRGDMAEGLSANLAATLLCLATLIAVPWLLLSACFGRWLWWKPREWDVLLAGSALLVVAILDWLRRILS
- the tilS gene encoding tRNA lysidine(34) synthetase TilS, with the protein product MNPPELAQKLTTLWPPANWLDVNVGIAVSGGADSVALLLSLVQIKKELGGDGNLAVFHVNHHLRGADSDLEQAWVEELCNKLGIPFEALQGDVAGRAETEGDGIEAAARQERYALLTQAAERHGARFLALAHTQNDQVETILFRLLRGTGLRGIGGINRSRVLTPTLTLIRPLLTCTREEILAYLSDREQSYCTDLSNEDCRFTRNRLRNELLPKLRCDYGLNIDQALLRLSEQASEVQSYIEAEARKLLTTSLDGLKTNAQAGSNSMKLKSSALVNHPPLLVREALRIAWREAGLAEQEMNFQWWCKLASLVQGDSSAAVLSLPGNVRAQSANDLLLLEW